From Providencia sp. R33, a single genomic window includes:
- the glpC gene encoding anaerobic glycerol-3-phosphate dehydrogenase subunit GlpC, whose protein sequence is MSIQDASFESCIKCTVCTTYCPVAKVNPLYPGPKQAGPDGERLRLKDPMLYDEALKYCTNCKRCEVACPSDVKIGDIIARARNTYSQQKPKIRDAILSHTDLMGSLSTPFAPVVNTITGLKPVRQILDKALKIDHRRELPKYSFGTFRRWYSKQAAEQAKFEEQVAFFHGCYVNYNHPQLGKDLIKVFNGMNIGVQLLKREKCCGVALIANGFMKQAKRQANVNLESLQETILEKHIPVVATSSTCTFTIRDEYTHVLDVDTSEMRDNIELATRYIYRLLEQGRELKLKHTPLKVAYHTPCHMEKMGWTSYTLELIKRVPGVELIVLDSQCCGIAGTYGFKKENYEVSQGIGAGLFRQIEESGADMVITDCETCKWQIEMSTSKKCEHPISLLARAL, encoded by the coding sequence ATGAGTATTCAAGATGCAAGCTTTGAAAGCTGTATTAAATGTACAGTGTGTACAACATATTGCCCCGTCGCGAAAGTGAACCCATTGTATCCAGGCCCAAAACAAGCGGGGCCAGACGGTGAGCGTTTACGCTTAAAAGACCCAATGCTCTATGATGAGGCACTGAAATATTGTACTAACTGTAAACGCTGTGAAGTCGCTTGCCCATCGGACGTGAAAATTGGTGATATTATTGCGCGTGCAAGAAATACCTACAGTCAGCAAAAGCCGAAAATTCGCGATGCAATTCTTAGCCATACGGATTTAATGGGCTCGCTTTCTACGCCGTTTGCACCAGTGGTAAATACCATCACTGGGTTAAAACCTGTGCGCCAAATTCTGGATAAAGCGCTAAAAATCGACCATCGCCGTGAACTGCCAAAATATTCATTTGGCACATTCCGTCGTTGGTATTCTAAACAAGCCGCAGAGCAAGCTAAATTTGAAGAACAAGTGGCTTTTTTCCATGGTTGCTATGTGAATTACAACCACCCGCAATTAGGGAAAGACTTAATTAAAGTCTTTAATGGCATGAACATTGGTGTACAACTGCTTAAACGTGAAAAATGTTGCGGTGTCGCATTGATTGCCAACGGGTTTATGAAGCAAGCAAAACGCCAAGCCAATGTTAACTTAGAGTCACTTCAGGAAACTATCCTCGAAAAACATATACCTGTAGTTGCGACGTCCTCAACGTGTACATTTACCATCCGTGATGAATATACCCATGTATTGGATGTAGACACTTCAGAAATGCGCGATAACATTGAGCTCGCAACGCGCTATATTTATCGCCTGTTAGAGCAAGGGCGCGAACTCAAACTGAAACATACCCCGTTAAAAGTGGCCTACCATACGCCATGCCATATGGAAAAAATGGGGTGGACATCCTACACGCTAGAACTAATCAAACGTGTACCCGGTGTTGAGTTGATCGTGCTTGATTCCCAGTGCTGTGGTATTGCAGGGACTTATGGATTTAAGAAAGAGAATTATGAAGTTTCACAAGGTATTGGTGCTGGGCTCTTCCGTCAGATAGAGGAAAGCGGCGCTGATATGGTTATTACAGACTGTGAAACCTGTAAATGGCAAATAGAGATGTCCACAAGTAAAAAATGCGAGCACCCGATTTCACTCTTAGCAAGGGCATTATAA
- the ftsE gene encoding cell division ATP-binding protein FtsE: protein MIRFEHVSKAYRGGRQALQGVDFHLQPGEMAFLTGHSGAGKSTLLKLICGIERPSAGHILFNGHDISRLKNREIPFLRRQIGMIFQDHHLLFDRTVYDNVAMPLIISGASTEDIRRRVSAALDKVGLLDKAKNFPIQLSGGEQQRVGIARAVVNKPTMLLADEPTGNLDGELSEGIMRLFEEFNRVGVTVLMATHDVALIERRNYRVLTLSEGRMLGGQHG from the coding sequence ATGATTCGCTTTGAACATGTTAGTAAAGCTTATCGCGGTGGCCGCCAAGCTCTCCAAGGGGTTGATTTTCATCTACAACCCGGGGAGATGGCATTTTTAACAGGTCACTCAGGTGCAGGTAAAAGTACGTTACTCAAGCTCATTTGTGGCATCGAACGCCCAAGTGCGGGTCATATCTTGTTTAATGGTCATGATATTAGTCGGTTGAAAAATCGGGAGATCCCTTTTCTGCGTCGGCAGATTGGGATGATTTTTCAAGACCATCACCTGCTATTTGACCGTACAGTGTATGACAACGTTGCGATGCCACTGATTATCTCTGGCGCTAGCACGGAAGATATTCGTCGACGTGTTTCTGCGGCCTTGGATAAAGTGGGCTTATTAGATAAAGCAAAAAACTTTCCGATTCAATTATCTGGTGGTGAGCAACAGCGTGTGGGCATTGCTCGCGCGGTGGTTAATAAGCCGACAATGCTATTAGCGGATGAGCCAACAGGTAACCTTGATGGTGAATTATCGGAAGGAATTATGCGCCTATTTGAAGAATTTAACCGCGTGGGCGTGACTGTTTTAATGGCAACGCATGATGTCGCGTTGATTGAACGTCGCAACTACCGTGTTTTAACATTAAGTGAAGGCCGGATGCTTGGAGGTCAACATGGCTAA
- a CDS encoding 7-cyano-7-deazaguanine/7-aminomethyl-7-deazaguanine transporter → MFDFTVQQKATALIWLSLFHILIITSSNYLVQLPINIFGFHTTWGAFTFPFIFLATDLTVRIYGAPLARRIITAVMLPALLISYVISALFFQGEWQGFTALSEFNVFVARIAAASFMAYVLGQILDVSVFNKLRQNARWYVAPACAMFFGNLIDTIAFFFIAFFRSSDPFMAANWVEIALVDYVFKLLICMLFFLPAYGVLLNFILKYFFANSEKKQLVRQH, encoded by the coding sequence ATGTTTGATTTTACTGTGCAGCAAAAAGCCACTGCGTTAATTTGGCTATCTTTATTTCATATTTTAATTATTACATCCAGTAACTACCTTGTGCAGTTGCCGATTAATATTTTCGGCTTCCATACTACATGGGGCGCGTTTACCTTTCCCTTTATCTTTTTGGCCACTGACTTAACCGTCCGCATCTATGGCGCACCGCTTGCTCGGCGAATTATTACCGCAGTAATGTTGCCTGCTCTGCTGATTTCTTATGTTATTTCTGCGCTATTTTTCCAAGGTGAATGGCAAGGTTTTACCGCACTCTCTGAGTTTAACGTATTTGTTGCGCGAATTGCTGCCGCAAGTTTTATGGCATATGTACTTGGGCAAATTTTAGATGTCAGCGTTTTCAATAAATTACGTCAAAATGCACGTTGGTATGTTGCTCCTGCTTGCGCCATGTTTTTTGGTAATTTAATTGATACCATCGCATTCTTCTTTATCGCCTTTTTCCGCAGTAGTGACCCATTTATGGCAGCAAACTGGGTGGAAATCGCATTAGTCGATTACGTCTTTAAGTTACTTATTTGCATGCTGTTTTTCTTACCTGCTTATGGCGTTTTACTGAATTTTATCTTGAAATACTTCTTTGCGAATTCAGAAAAAAAACAATTAGTTCGTCAGCATTAA
- a CDS encoding lysoplasmalogenase — MISWPFLAVLFSGWLYVDAAYRGPGWQRWLFRPITLLLLLFWGWSSDDLNLQNYLILGGLLVSLIADLSRMFSSEHLLTSVALMFLSYLIYTISFGMQLNFGLFLPWLAAPLIIAAITLVLIWGKLENLQAIVFASLIMCMIMAWVAGDQYFGLGREYNFSIMVGASLLFLSNCVWLIAHFRLPFKASKAVVAALYFLGQFFIVRAIYL; from the coding sequence ATGATTAGTTGGCCATTTCTCGCAGTGCTCTTCTCTGGCTGGTTATATGTCGATGCTGCCTACCGCGGCCCAGGATGGCAACGTTGGTTATTCCGCCCTATTACGCTGTTATTGTTACTCTTTTGGGGGTGGAGTTCGGATGATTTAAATCTGCAAAATTACCTTATTCTTGGCGGATTATTAGTTTCACTGATAGCTGATCTCTCGCGAATGTTTTCAAGTGAACACTTACTAACTTCTGTCGCCCTCATGTTTCTCAGCTACCTGATTTACACAATTAGCTTTGGTATGCAATTAAACTTTGGGCTATTTTTACCTTGGTTAGCGGCACCACTGATAATTGCAGCCATCACTCTGGTTCTTATTTGGGGCAAATTAGAAAATCTACAGGCTATTGTTTTTGCCTCTTTAATTATGTGTATGATTATGGCCTGGGTCGCTGGCGACCAATATTTCGGCCTTGGGCGCGAATATAACTTTTCCATCATGGTGGGAGCATCGTTACTCTTTTTATCTAACTGCGTATGGTTAATTGCCCATTTCCGCTTACCGTTCAAAGCCTCAAAAGCGGTTGTCGCTGCATTATATTTTCTTGGTCAATTCTTTATTGTCCGCGCAATTTATTTATGA
- the tusA gene encoding sulfurtransferase TusA has protein sequence MSDLFTNATKTLDTLGLRCPEPVMLVRKTVRNMAEGETLLIIADDPATTRDIPGFCRFMEHDLLAVEAESAPYRYLLRKKASGL, from the coding sequence ATGTCTGATTTATTTACCAACGCAACCAAAACCCTTGATACTCTTGGCTTACGCTGCCCAGAGCCTGTGATGTTAGTACGTAAAACTGTGCGGAATATGGCAGAAGGCGAGACGTTACTGATTATTGCCGATGACCCCGCAACGACCCGTGATATTCCCGGTTTTTGCCGTTTTATGGAGCATGACTTGCTGGCAGTTGAAGCTGAAAGCGCCCCTTACCGTTATTTGTTGCGTAAAAAAGCCAGCGGGTTATAG
- the rsmD gene encoding 16S rRNA (guanine(966)-N(2))-methyltransferase, with amino-acid sequence MAKKPQSAPLGQIRIIGGKWRGRKLPVRDSEGLRPTTDRIKETLFNWLMPVIRDARCLDCFAGSGSLGFEALSRFAQSVTFIELDKQNAQLLTENKARLQADDATVVTNSSLTVLSQQGTPFDVVFIDPPFRKGLLNETIQLLEKNQWLADESWIYVESEAESPLTDLPTNWQLHREKIAGQVAYRLFIRTSL; translated from the coding sequence ATGGCAAAAAAACCACAATCAGCGCCTTTAGGGCAAATTCGTATCATTGGTGGGAAATGGCGTGGGAGAAAGCTGCCTGTCCGTGATAGTGAGGGCTTACGTCCAACCACAGACCGCATCAAAGAAACGTTATTTAATTGGTTAATGCCTGTTATTCGGGACGCACGCTGCCTTGATTGCTTCGCAGGAAGTGGTTCATTAGGTTTCGAGGCGCTTTCTCGCTTCGCTCAAAGCGTGACATTCATTGAGCTAGATAAACAAAATGCGCAATTGCTCACTGAAAATAAGGCCCGTTTACAAGCGGATGATGCAACCGTTGTCACCAACAGTAGCCTGACTGTATTAAGCCAACAGGGAACCCCTTTTGACGTGGTATTTATTGACCCACCATTTCGCAAAGGCTTACTCAACGAAACAATTCAATTGCTCGAAAAAAACCAATGGCTAGCAGACGAAAGCTGGATATACGTTGAGTCAGAGGCGGAGTCACCACTTACTGACCTCCCTACAAACTGGCAGCTTCATCGCGAAAAAATTGCTGGCCAAGTTGCTTATCGCCTGTTTATTCGAACCTCACTTTAG
- the ftsY gene encoding signal recognition particle-docking protein FtsY, with the protein MAKDKKKGFFSWLGFGRKDEEETQKQQAQQAETANEVENQHPVEDAAAAEAERQYQAEQAAIKAAEDEAERQYAAQQAAIEAATEQAELERKAQLEAIKAAQEQAEQARFAAEEARLAEEKAQRDRQEEAAQRLAEEELERQREAELAAVKAAEEAVEQQRQADLAAIKEAEDRAERELQEAARLAEEQAEQERQAAEAARLAEEQAEQERQAAEAARLAEEQAEQERQAAEAARLAEEQAEQERQAAEAARLAEEQAEQERQAAEAARLAEEQAEQERQAAEAARLAEEQAEQERQAAEAARLAEEQAEQERQAAEAARLAEEQAEQERQVAEAARLAEEEAEAERLRLEDEKNNSSKEQEKPKKEGFFARLKKGLLKTRQNLGSGFLSLFTGKKIDDDLFDELEEQLLIADVGVETTRKIIDNLTAHASRKDLKDAEALYGKLREEMSDILAKVDKPLVIEDKKPYVILMVGVNGVGKTTTIGKLARQYQSEGKSVMLAAGDTFRAAAVEQLQVWGERNKIPVVAQHTGADPASVIFDAIQSAQAKGVDVLIADTAGRLQNKSHLMEELKKIVRVMKKLDESAPHEIMLTLDASTGQNAVSQAKLFDEAVGLTGITLTKLDGTAKGGVIFSIADQFGIPIRYIGIGEGIEDLRPFKADDFIEALFAREE; encoded by the coding sequence ATGGCTAAAGACAAGAAAAAAGGCTTTTTTTCATGGCTAGGTTTTGGTCGTAAAGATGAAGAAGAGACTCAAAAACAACAAGCTCAGCAGGCAGAAACTGCAAACGAAGTTGAAAACCAACACCCCGTAGAAGATGCCGCTGCCGCAGAAGCGGAACGTCAATACCAAGCGGAGCAAGCTGCAATTAAAGCAGCGGAAGATGAAGCGGAACGCCAGTATGCAGCGCAACAAGCCGCAATAGAAGCTGCAACAGAACAAGCGGAACTTGAACGTAAGGCTCAGCTAGAGGCGATTAAAGCGGCGCAAGAGCAAGCAGAACAAGCGCGTTTTGCCGCAGAAGAAGCGCGCCTAGCAGAAGAAAAAGCACAGCGCGATCGCCAAGAAGAAGCGGCTCAACGCCTTGCGGAAGAAGAGCTGGAGCGTCAGCGTGAAGCTGAATTGGCAGCGGTCAAGGCTGCGGAGGAAGCAGTAGAGCAACAACGCCAAGCAGATTTAGCGGCGATTAAAGAAGCTGAAGACAGAGCAGAACGTGAACTGCAAGAAGCTGCACGTTTAGCGGAAGAACAAGCAGAGCAAGAGCGCCAAGCTGCTGAAGCCGCACGTTTAGCGGAAGAACAAGCAGAGCAAGAGCGTCAAGCTGCGGAAGCCGCACGTTTAGCGGAAGAACAAGCAGAGCAAGAGCGCCAAGCTGCCGAAGCCGCACGTTTAGCGGAGGAACAAGCAGAGCAAGAGCGCCAAGCTGCTGAAGCCGCACGTTTAGCGGAAGAACAAGCAGAGCAAGAACGCCAAGCTGCTGAAGCCGCACGTTTAGCGGAAGAACAAGCAGAGCAAGAGCGCCAAGCTGCCGAAGCCGCACGTTTAGCGGAAGAACAAGCAGAGCAAGAGCGCCAAGCTGCCGAAGCCGCACGTTTAGCGGAAGAACAAGCAGAGCAAGAACGCCAAGCTGCTGAAGCCGCACGTTTAGCGGAAGAACAAGCAGAGCAAGAACGCCAAGTTGCCGAAGCTGCACGTTTAGCGGAAGAAGAAGCCGAAGCTGAGCGTCTTCGTTTGGAAGACGAAAAAAATAATTCATCAAAAGAGCAAGAAAAACCGAAAAAAGAGGGTTTCTTTGCTAGGCTGAAGAAAGGGTTATTAAAAACTCGCCAAAATCTGGGATCAGGTTTTCTTAGCTTATTTACAGGTAAGAAAATTGACGATGATTTATTCGATGAATTAGAAGAACAATTACTCATTGCGGACGTTGGTGTTGAGACAACACGTAAAATTATCGACAACCTCACGGCTCATGCAAGTCGTAAAGATCTCAAAGATGCCGAAGCGCTGTATGGCAAATTGCGTGAGGAAATGTCTGATATTTTAGCGAAAGTTGATAAACCGCTCGTGATCGAAGATAAAAAACCCTATGTTATTCTTATGGTTGGGGTCAACGGTGTGGGTAAAACCACCACGATTGGTAAATTGGCTCGCCAATATCAATCTGAAGGCAAAAGCGTGATGTTGGCTGCGGGGGACACGTTCCGTGCTGCTGCGGTTGAGCAATTACAAGTTTGGGGTGAACGCAATAAAATCCCTGTTGTTGCGCAGCACACTGGAGCGGATCCTGCATCGGTTATTTTTGATGCTATTCAATCAGCCCAAGCCAAAGGTGTTGATGTATTGATTGCGGATACCGCTGGCCGCTTACAAAACAAATCGCATTTGATGGAAGAATTGAAGAAAATCGTCCGAGTGATGAAAAAACTGGATGAAAGTGCACCGCATGAAATTATGCTAACGCTGGATGCGAGCACAGGACAAAATGCAGTGAGTCAGGCGAAACTTTTTGACGAAGCGGTAGGTCTGACAGGTATAACATTGACTAAGCTCGATGGCACAGCAAAAGGTGGCGTAATCTTCTCTATTGCCGATCAATTTGGTATTCCAATTCGTTATATTGGTATCGGTGAAGGGATTGAAGATTTACGTCCATTTAAAGCCGATGACTTTATCGAGGCCCTATTTGCCCGAGAGGAATAA
- a CDS encoding DUF2500 family protein, producing the protein MNKPILLIIVIAIIAVLATKRFFDQRKQNEINDNSLPVSYLVKVDSKKDYPYPNMRSRERDVVSPEAFRYEIYFKTLASGEVIKTIVTEEQYREVELEREGKLTLQGTRYIRFEPK; encoded by the coding sequence ATGAATAAGCCAATATTATTAATTATCGTTATTGCGATTATCGCCGTGCTTGCCACTAAACGTTTTTTTGATCAACGCAAGCAAAATGAAATTAACGATAATTCCTTGCCTGTTAGTTACTTAGTTAAGGTGGATAGCAAAAAAGATTACCCTTATCCTAACATGCGTTCTCGCGAACGGGATGTCGTTTCACCTGAAGCTTTCCGCTACGAAATTTATTTTAAAACGTTAGCCAGCGGTGAGGTGATTAAAACGATTGTAACAGAAGAACAATACCGCGAAGTTGAGCTAGAGCGTGAAGGTAAACTTACTCTGCAAGGAACGCGGTATATTCGTTTTGAACCCAAATAA
- a CDS encoding Rpn family recombination-promoting nuclease/putative transposase has translation MVKQRNSTPHDAAFKGFMSKVDNARDFFDIHLPTNIKQLCHFDTLAITNTSFIDKQLRSRFSDVLYTVETQQGDGYIYMLVEHQSSPDKLMGWRLMHYAFLAMNQHLQQGNKDLPLVVPVLFYHGKVSPYPYAQPWTHCFHWPDVASDLYSKTFPIVDITVIDDNELVNHRKVAVMELAMKHKDLRDEFQRVVPLLAQALNQHYNNDDDIITILNYLFITVDSIHFEYIVQQLSEATEKHQGVIMNIALRLQEKGRKEGIEEGRKEAYEQQLTTAQYLLKSGVDLELIINSTGLSREEINSASK, from the coding sequence ATGGTAAAACAGCGTAATTCAACACCCCATGACGCCGCCTTTAAAGGGTTTATGTCTAAAGTTGACAATGCGCGTGACTTTTTTGATATCCACCTTCCCACCAATATTAAGCAATTATGCCATTTCGACACATTAGCGATAACCAACACATCTTTTATTGATAAACAGCTGCGTTCGCGTTTCTCAGATGTATTGTATACCGTCGAAACACAGCAAGGTGATGGGTATATTTATATGTTAGTTGAGCACCAATCATCGCCTGATAAGCTCATGGGATGGCGGTTGATGCACTATGCTTTTTTAGCCATGAATCAGCATCTACAACAAGGCAACAAAGACCTACCGTTGGTTGTGCCTGTATTATTTTACCACGGAAAAGTGAGCCCTTATCCATATGCTCAACCTTGGACGCATTGCTTTCATTGGCCGGATGTCGCATCAGATTTATATAGCAAAACATTTCCCATTGTTGATATCACGGTTATTGATGACAATGAACTCGTCAATCATCGCAAAGTCGCCGTCATGGAGCTTGCAATGAAACACAAGGACTTACGCGATGAGTTTCAACGGGTTGTTCCTTTGTTGGCTCAAGCGCTCAACCAGCACTATAATAATGACGATGACATCATCACAATCCTTAATTATCTCTTTATTACCGTGGACTCTATTCATTTTGAATATATTGTTCAGCAACTGAGTGAAGCAACAGAAAAACATCAAGGGGTTATCATGAATATTGCGCTGAGATTACAAGAAAAAGGCCGTAAAGAGGGCATTGAAGAAGGACGAAAAGAAGCTTATGAACAACAACTTACCACTGCTCAATATCTTTTAAAAAGCGGTGTCGACTTAGAATTAATTATTAACAGTACAGGCTTAAGCCGTGAAGAGATAAACTCGGCGTCAAAATAG
- a CDS encoding zinc/cadmium/mercury/lead-transporting ATPase produces MHSHSHKENHTHTSSCCSSTSACSSTVTQNGAQASNDSHVHEHSDAKKHPDDDEGSHRHSGGSHSGHDHGSHDHQHGGSCGLTANAVDEVEPLQAAGQRFSWVIRGMDCPSCANKIENAVGQIDEVKQAKVLFATEKLVVDANTDISVAVRSTVEAAGYELLEVGSNNAASIAPPQSLLSEAKPVIILAILMAISWGIEAFSPKIGNIAFILTTLYGLYPIASKSLRLIRTGTPFAIETLMTVAAVGAIFIQATEEAAMVILLFMLGEMLESYSAGRARRGVSALMALVPEDAILIKDGQKTTVPVAQLRPGDIIEVAPGGRLPTDAVLVSGFASFDESALTGESVPVERNIGEKVAAGCLSVDRAVQMKVVSEQGQNAIDRILQLIEEAEERRAPIERFIDRFSRIYTPIIMLISALVIIIPPIFFSAPWETWIYRGLTLLLIGCPCALVISTPAAITSALATATRRGALIKGGAALEQLGTITTIALDKTGTLTEGKPHVTNLVPVDGMTESELVQITASVEVGSHHPLAKAVVNKAEELSLSVTEAQDRKALAGKGVEGVLNNKRILVSAPNRLETPLENEWQSKVDALEAEGKTVVVTLEDNRVIGLTALQDTLRTDASDAMSMLKALNVNAVMLTGDNPRAASAIAGQLGMEFRAGLLPEDKVTAVMELNRNHSTMMVGDGINDAPAMKASSIGVAMGSGTDVALETADAALTHNRLTGLPEIIALSRATRKIIRENITIALGLKGVFLVTSLLGITGLWVAVLADSGATALVTANAVRLLRVKLPQVKK; encoded by the coding sequence ATGCACTCACACTCTCATAAAGAAAATCATACACATACAAGCTCATGTTGCTCAAGCACTAGTGCATGCTCATCCACGGTGACACAAAACGGTGCGCAGGCGAGTAATGACTCACATGTTCATGAGCATAGCGATGCAAAAAAACATCCCGATGACGATGAAGGATCCCACCGACACAGTGGTGGGTCTCACTCAGGTCATGACCATGGATCTCACGACCACCAACATGGTGGTAGCTGCGGATTAACAGCAAATGCCGTTGATGAAGTTGAGCCTTTGCAGGCTGCTGGGCAGCGTTTTAGCTGGGTTATCCGCGGAATGGATTGCCCAAGTTGCGCCAATAAAATTGAAAATGCGGTTGGCCAAATCGACGAAGTTAAACAAGCCAAAGTTTTGTTTGCGACTGAAAAATTAGTGGTTGATGCAAATACTGACATCAGTGTGGCAGTACGTTCTACCGTAGAAGCCGCAGGCTATGAATTACTTGAAGTCGGTAGTAATAATGCAGCATCTATTGCACCGCCACAAAGCTTACTGAGTGAAGCTAAGCCTGTCATTATCTTAGCAATACTGATGGCAATCAGCTGGGGAATTGAGGCATTTAGCCCGAAAATCGGGAATATTGCTTTTATTTTAACCACGTTATACGGGTTATATCCTATCGCGAGCAAATCATTACGTTTAATTCGTACTGGTACTCCTTTTGCTATCGAAACATTGATGACCGTTGCTGCTGTAGGGGCAATTTTTATTCAAGCCACAGAAGAAGCCGCTATGGTTATCTTGCTGTTTATGCTAGGAGAAATGCTCGAATCTTATTCTGCTGGCCGTGCTCGTCGTGGGGTCAGCGCATTAATGGCACTGGTTCCTGAAGATGCAATTCTCATTAAAGATGGGCAAAAAACCACCGTTCCTGTTGCACAACTGCGCCCAGGGGACATTATTGAAGTCGCACCAGGTGGGCGCTTGCCAACAGATGCCGTGTTAGTTTCAGGTTTTGCCAGCTTTGATGAAAGTGCGTTAACAGGGGAATCCGTTCCTGTTGAACGCAACATTGGCGAAAAAGTCGCTGCTGGCTGCTTATCTGTTGACCGCGCAGTGCAAATGAAAGTGGTTTCAGAGCAAGGCCAGAATGCGATTGACCGTATTTTGCAGCTAATTGAGGAAGCTGAAGAACGTCGAGCCCCCATCGAGCGCTTTATCGACCGTTTCAGCCGTATTTATACGCCAATTATCATGTTAATTTCAGCGTTAGTGATTATTATCCCACCAATTTTCTTTTCTGCACCTTGGGAAACATGGATCTATCGCGGCTTAACATTGCTATTAATCGGTTGTCCGTGTGCGCTTGTGATATCAACACCTGCAGCGATAACCTCAGCCCTTGCGACAGCAACACGTCGCGGCGCATTGATAAAAGGTGGCGCTGCGCTTGAACAGCTTGGCACAATTACCACTATCGCCTTAGATAAAACCGGGACGCTGACGGAAGGTAAACCTCACGTCACTAATTTAGTTCCTGTTGATGGCATGACCGAAAGTGAATTAGTGCAAATCACAGCGTCTGTTGAGGTTGGTTCACACCACCCATTGGCAAAAGCGGTTGTAAATAAAGCGGAAGAGCTGTCTTTGTCAGTGACTGAAGCACAAGACCGTAAAGCGCTTGCAGGAAAAGGTGTTGAAGGTGTTCTTAACAATAAACGCATACTGGTTAGTGCACCAAATCGCTTAGAAACTCCATTAGAAAATGAATGGCAAAGCAAAGTTGACGCATTGGAAGCTGAGGGTAAAACGGTCGTTGTCACATTGGAAGATAACCGCGTTATTGGTTTAACTGCGCTGCAAGACACACTTCGCACAGATGCCAGTGACGCGATGAGCATGCTCAAAGCGCTCAATGTCAATGCCGTGATGTTAACGGGGGATAACCCGCGTGCTGCTAGTGCAATTGCAGGTCAATTAGGTATGGAGTTCCGTGCGGGTTTACTCCCAGAAGATAAAGTGACTGCAGTTATGGAGCTAAACCGCAACCATAGCACCATGATGGTCGGTGATGGCATTAACGATGCCCCTGCAATGAAAGCCTCGAGCATCGGTGTGGCAATGGGCAGTGGTACTGACGTCGCGTTAGAAACAGCGGATGCGGCTTTAACTCATAACCGTTTAACAGGCTTACCAGAAATTATTGCGCTATCCCGTGCAACGCGGAAAATTATCCGTGAAAACATTACGATAGCGCTTGGGCTAAAAGGCGTATTTTTAGTCACCAGTTTACTCGGGATCACTGGACTTTGGGTAGCAGTGCTTGCGGACTCAGGTGCTACCGCGCTTGTAACCGCGAATGCTGTACGGTTACTTCGAGTAAAATTACCTCAAGTGAAAAAGTAG
- a CDS encoding DUF1145 family protein has product MLINVGRLLMVCVWGFMVFNLIHPFPKPLKYFMDIAMVFMIFMHALQTIFLKATLPKGEKISGLVQTRIFFFGVFEMLAMQKKTKAALEKAKKNKSEQ; this is encoded by the coding sequence ATGTTAATTAATGTTGGTCGCCTGCTGATGGTTTGCGTTTGGGGTTTTATGGTATTTAATTTAATTCACCCATTCCCTAAACCATTGAAATATTTCATGGATATCGCAATGGTCTTTATGATTTTCATGCACGCATTACAAACTATTTTCCTAAAAGCCACTTTGCCTAAAGGTGAAAAAATTTCTGGTTTAGTGCAAACGCGCATCTTTTTCTTTGGTGTCTTCGAAATGTTAGCGATGCAGAAAAAAACGAAAGCTGCTTTAGAAAAAGCCAAGAAAAATAAGTCAGAACAATAG